Proteins encoded within one genomic window of Microtus ochrogaster isolate Prairie Vole_2 linkage group LG4, MicOch1.0, whole genome shotgun sequence:
- the Ccdc8 gene encoding coiled-coil domain-containing protein 8: protein MLQIGEDVDYLLIPREVRLAGGVWRVISKPATKEAEFRERLIQFLQEEGRTLEDVARIIEKSTPHPPQPPKKAKEPRVRRVPQMVTPPLRLVVGTYDSSNASDSELSDFETSKVKGNRGSQRTRKVRKIPVSYLGSKFLGSDVESEDDQELVEAFLRRGEKKPSAPPPRRRGNLPVPMFEDNLGPRPSKADRWREYVSQVSWGKLKQRVKGWAPRSGSDMVEAQQASIAAERAGELRCSRTSRDDSSRRNTGDGSHQTPGTRCWKPKIKWVSLRRCRKEQEPPEAAENQRVDVPAERGVEAAGNLRAEAEVNPRAETAANLKAEAAANPRAEAAANPRAEAAPNPRPEAVSNPRPEAAPNPRPEAAPNPRPEAAPNPRPGAAPNPRPGAAPNPRPGAAPNPRTGAAPNLRTEVIGRQRAEGPVNQETGAAESERVEAPADQRAGVLHDQREEAGPQAIAEASASSVTIGTAPGSRARKQVKTVRFQTPGRFSWFHKRRRAFLHTPRLPTLPKRVPRVGEARSLRVLRAEARTEVEHRQQEEQL from the exons ATGCTGCAGATTGGGGAGGATGTTGACTATCTGCTCATCCCCCGGGAGGTCCGGCTGGCTGGGGGCGTGTGGAGAGTCATCTCCAAGCCCGCCACCAAGGAAGCTGAATTTCGGGAGCGCCTGATTCAGTTTCTGCAGGAGGAGGGCCGCACTCTGGAAGACGTGGCTCGAATCATCGAAAAGAGTACTCCACACCCACCCCAgccccccaaaaaagccaaagAACCCAGAGTGAGGAGAGTCCCACAGATGGTCACTCCTCCACTTCGGCTAGTCGTAGGCACCTATGACAGCAGTAACGCCAGCGACAGCGAGTTGAGTGACTTCGAGACCTCCAAAGTCAAAGGCAATAGGGGctcccagaggaccagaaagGTGCGCAAAATACCCGTCAGTTACTTGGGCAGCAAATTCCTGGGCAGCGATGTGGAGAGCGAGGATGATCAGGAGTTAGTAGAAGCCTTCCTCCGCCGGGGGGAGAAGAAGCCCAGCGCGCCTCCTCCACGTCGCCGAGGCAATCTGCCAGTGCCCatgtttgaggacaacctgggaCCCCGGCCGTCCAAGGCCGACAGATGGCGGGAGTATGTCAGCCAGGTGTCCTGGGGGAAGCTGAAACAGAGGGTGAAGGGCTGGGCACCCAGGTCAGGCTCGGACATGGTCGAGGCCCAGCAGGCCTCCATCGCAGCTGAGAGGGCTGGAGAATTGAGATGTAGCCGTACCAGTCGGGACGATAGCTCCAGAAGAAACACAGGAGACGGGAGCCACCAGACACCGGGTACCAGGTGCTGGAAGCCCAAGATCAAGTGGGTCTCCTTGAGGCGGTGCAGGAAGGAGCAGGAGCCCCCAGAGGCTGCAGAGAACCAGAGGGTAGATGTTCCAGCTGAACGTGGA GTAGAGGCTGCAGGTAATCTGAGGGCAGAGGCTGAAGTTAATCCGAGGGCAGAGACTGCAGCTaatctgaaggcagaggctgcagcTAATCCGAGGGCAGAGGCTGCAGCTAATCCGAGGGCAGAGGCTGCACCTAACCCGAGACCAGAGGCTGTATCTAACCCGAGACCAGAGGCTGCACCTAACCCGAGACCAGAGGCTGCACCTAACCCGAGACCAGAGGCTGCACCTAACCCGAGACCAGGGGCTGCACCTAACCCGAGACCAGGGGCTGCACCTAACCCGAGACCAGGGGCTGCACCTAATCCAAGGACAGGGGCTGCACCTAATCTGAGGACAGAAGTCATAGgtaggcagagggcagagggcccAGTTAACCAAGAGACTGGAGCTGCAGAGAGTGAGAGGGTGGAGGCCCCAGCTGACCAGAGGGCAGGAGTCCTCCATGACCAGAGGGAGGAGGCTGGACCTCAGGCTATAGCGGAAGCCTCAGCTAGCTCTGTTACCATAGGGACAGCCCCAGGATCTAGGGCCCGGAAACAGGTAAAGACAGTGAGGTTCCAGACCCCAGGACGGTTCTCATGGTTTCACAAGCGCAGGAGGGCTTTCTTGCACACTCCCCGGTTGCCAACCCTGCCCAAGAGAGTCCCCAGGGTAGGTGAGGCTAGGAGCCTCAGGGTGCTGAGGGCTGAGGCTAGAACAGAAGTGGAACACAGACAGCAAGAAGAACAGCTGTGA